From the Streptomyces sp. NBC_00390 genome, the window CCGAGACCGGCACCGGCCGGGGGCGTACGGGCCGGTGAACCGCGCCAGCCGGTGTCGAAGACGCGGGGCAGATCCTCCTCGGGGATCCCTCCGCAGCCGTCGGTGACGGACAGCACCACACAGTCCTCGTGACGCTCGGCGGCGACGGCGACCGTGCCGTCGGCCGGCGTCCGGCGGATCGCGTTGACGAGCAGGTTCGCCAGCACCCGGGTCATCTCCTTGCCGTCCACCTCGACCGGGACCGGCTCGACGCGGCCGCCGACGAGATGCACGCCGTGTTCGCGCGCGAGCGGGTCCGCCCCTGCCAGCGCTTCGCCGACCAGGTCGTACACGGACATCCGGGTGGGGGTGAGCGCCAGGGCACCCGCGTGGATGCGGGACAGCTCGAAGAGGTCGCCGACCATCGAGTTCAGACGCTCGACCTCGGTACGGATCTGGCGGAAGTAGCGCTCGGGGTCCTGGACGACCCCGTCCTCCAGCGCCTCCGACATCGCGCGCAACCCCGCGAGCGGGGTCCGCAGATCGTGCGAGATCCAGGCGACGAGCTCACGCCGTGAGGTCTCCAGGGCGCGTTCGCGCTCCCGGGAGGCCGCGAGCCGGTCGCTGGTCACGGCGAGCTCACGGCTGAGCTCCTCGAGCTCCGCAGTCGACGCGCCCACGGGTGCGGAGAAGGACCCGCCCTCGCCGAACGAGCGTGCCGCCAGGGTGAGTTCGCGACTGCGCGCGACGACCCAGCGCCCGAGCAGCAGCGCGGTGGCGAGCGAGACGACGGCGGCCATCGCGACGACGGTGGTGACCACGGTGAGGTCGTGCGGCGACAGGAACATCGCCCGGGCGACCGCGAGGGTCCCCGCGAGCATGGCGGTGACGGTGACGGCGGCGACAACGGTCAGCGAGACGGTGACGGACCGGTGCCGCAGCAGCCGCAGCACGACGGCCCCGAGCAGCCCGGCACCGACGGCCCCGAGGAACGCGAACAGGGCGATGAGGAGGGTGTCCCGCATGATGATCAGCCCTCTCCCCGCGCGCCGCGCCCTTCGGGATCCGGTCCGCCCGGCCCGGCAGGGACGGCGCCCCCCGACGCCGTGGACCCAGTGGACCCATACGGGGCGGCCCCGCCCGAAGGCCCTGACGGCGCATCACCGTGCGACGCATGCCCGGCTGAGGACGCCGCCGGATCACCGCCGGTCACACCTGCGGGCCGCGCTCCGCCGGACCGCGTACCGGACCCGGGCCGCGGGGCGGCTCGGGTGCCGGCTCCGGGACGTACCCGACCGGACGGCATGCCCCTGGCATCTCGTCCGCCCCCCACGGTGCCGGGGTGCTGGTCCCCCGGCGGCGCATGGCCCTGCGGCGGCTCGTCGCCCGGCACGACGCCGGACCGCGCCTGGCCGGACCCGGGCCGCGTCCCGGCCGCCGGTGGTGCGGGTTCCGGCCGTGCCCCGGCCGGTGTCTTCGCCGGTTCCTCGTCGTCCGGGACGTCGAACCGGTAGCCGACCCCCCACACCGTCTGGATCAGCCTCGGACGGGCCGGGTCGTCCTCGATCTTGCCGCGCAGGCGGCGCACATGGACCGTGACCGTCGACAGGTCACCGAACTCCCAGCCCCACACCTCCTGCATCAGCCTCTCCCTGCCGATCGCCTCCCCCGGGTGCCGTATCAGATGCGCCAGCAGGTCGAACTCCCGCAGTGTCAGGGCAAGTTCGCGGCCGTCCTTGACCGCGCGCCGGGCCGCCGGGTCCAGCACGATGCCCGCCGCGGACAGCTCGGGCCCCGGCCGCCGCTCCCCCGTGCCGCCGGCGCCCCTGCGCAGCACGGACTCCACCCGCAGCACCAGCTCGCGGGGGCTGAACGGCTTGGTCACATAGTCGTCCGCCCCTATTTCGAGCCCGAGGATCCGGTCGTCCTCGTCGCCGCGCGCCGTCAGCATGATCACCGGTACGCGGCCGAGCTCGCCGGTCCGGAGCCTGCGGCAGACCTCCAGGCCGTCCATGCCCGGCAGCATCAGGTCGAGCACGACCAGGTCGGGCCGTCGTCCGGCAGCGAGCCTGAGCGCCTGCGGCCCGTCCGCCGCCCGGTCCACGGTGAAACCCGCGCGCTCCAGATATCCGGTGACCACTTCGGCAACTGTCGGGTCGTCGTCGACAACCAGGATGTTGTGCATACCGCAAGTCTCCTCGTCCCACCCGGCCCTCACCGCCGCACCGGGCCTTACGAATCCATGACGTCCGATTCGTTCAAGACCGGCCGCGACGGCCCTGCCTACGGTGAGGTCATGACTCCTCGACCCGACGCCATCGGCCTCGTCGTCGCCGACACGGCCGCCTCGCTCGCCTTCTACCGCCGGCTGGGACTGGACATCCCCGCCGACGCCGACACCGCTCCCCATGTCCAGCACACGCTCCCCGGCGGCCTGCGGTTGCTGTGGGACACGGAGGAGACCGTCCGTTCGTTCGACCCCGAGTGGACCAGGCCCACGGGCGGCGACCGGATCGGGCTCTGTTTCGCCTGCGACGGTCCCGCCGAGGTGGACTCCGTCTACGCGGGGCTGACCGAGGCCGGGTACCGGGGCCACCTCAAGCCCTGGGACGCGTTCTGGGGGCAGCGCTACGCGGTCGTGCTCGACCCCGACGGCAACGGCGTCTCGCTGTTCGCCGACGCCCCGACGGCGCCAGACGCCTCGTAGTCGCCGAGCGTCATCCCGGCCAGCGCTCGCATCTCCCGGGCGAGATGCGCCTGGTCCGCGCAGCCTGCGCGGAGTGCGGCCGCCGCGTACGGAACGCCCCGGCGCACCAGGGCCAGGGCCCGCTGCAGCCGCAGGATGCGGGCCAACGTCTTGGGGCCGTACCCGAAGGCGTCGAGCGAACGCCGGTGCAGCTGCCGGGCGCCGAGCCCGGCGGCGTCCGCCGCCCCGGCGACCGTGCCGCCGGCGTCGAGGTGCCGTACGACCGCTGCCAGACGGGGGTCCGCCGGCCCGGCGGCGTCCGCCTGCCACAAGGCCACGGCCTCGAGCTCGGCAAGCTGGTCGCCGGCGCCCGCGATCCGCTCGGCGAGCCGGCGAGCCTCGGCGTCGCCCCACAGATCGGCGAGCTCGACCCGCTGGTCGCGCAGCTCGTGCGCCGGTACGCCCAGATACCCGGGCGCGGCTCCGGGTGCGAAACGCACCCCTGCCCAGGCGGTCCCGGGCGGACTGCCGGGCCGGTGCGCGCGAGTGTCGGGCCCCGCGACCAGGAGCCGGCCTCCGGACCACAGCAGGTCCATGCAGCCGTCGGGCAGCACGGGCTGTTCGAAGGCGGGAGGTACGCGGGACCCGGTGCCGGAGGGCGCGCCGGTGGTCCGCGACCATACGACGGCCCCGTCCAGCAGGGACGGCCGTTCCTCGTACATACCGGTGAGGCTACTCCCGGGGGCTGCTCCGGTGGCCTACTCCCGGTTGTTGTGGTGGGGGTCCTTCTCGCGGCCGTTGTCCCGGCCCGTGTGCAGGCGCGACTTCACATCGTCCGGGGGCAGGAACTTCGACCACCGCTCGGGGAACTCGGACGGCATGTCCCCGCCACCCTCGTCCCCGTCGTCATCGTCATCGTCGTCCTCGAAGGCGTGCGCAGTCCTGGCCTGGGCCAGCAGCGCCGCCGCGTTCTCGGCCCGCAACCGCTCGTTGGCCGCGCGGGCCGCGGCGGTGGCCACGGACGGCCAGACCCGGTCGATCGCCGCGTTGACCGCGGCGCCGACGAGGACCGCGAAAGCGGAGATCCCTATCCACAGCAGGAAAGCGATGGGCGCGGCGAGCGAGCCGTAGATCGTCGGTCCCTCGACGGTGCTGGTGAGGTAGATCCGCAGCAGGAAGCTGCCCAGGAACCACATCCCGAGGGCCACCAGCGCGCCGGGGATGTCCTCCACCCAGGGTGACCGCACGGGCACGGACACGTGATAGAGCGTGGTGAGGAAGGCGATGGACAACAGAATCACCACCGGCCAGTACAGGACGGCTACCACTTCCGCGCCCCAGGGCATGAACTCCACGACCCGGTCGGGGCCGACCACCGCGAGCGGCAGCACGACCGCGCCGATCAGCAGGGCGATGATGTAGAGCAGGAAGGCCAGCAGCCTGGTGGCGACGATGCCGCGCTGTCCGTCCAGGCCGTACATGACGGTGATGGTGTCGATGAAGACATTGACCGCGCGGGAGCCGGACCACAGGGCGATGGCGAAACCGATGGAGATGATGTCGGGGCGGCCGCCGTGCGTGACGTCCTCGAGCAGGGGCTTGGCGATGTCGTTGACGCCCCGCTCGGACAGGACCGTACCGACCGCGCTGAGGATGTTCTCCTCGATGGAGGCGACGGTGGTGGTGTCGGTCCAGTTGTCGATGTAGCCGAGCAGGCCGAGCAGGCCGAGCATCAGCGGCGGCACGGACAGCAGAGTGAAGAACGCCGCCTCGGCGGCGAGGCCCAGGATGCGGTACTCGATGCACGAATTGACGGTGTCCTTGAGCAGCAGCCATGCCATCTTCCGCTTCGAGACGTTGCGGTAGAGGACCCGGGCCCGGTGGAGCCGGCCCGTCGGCCGGTCGGGTGTTTCGTTTGCTGCCTGCACCTCCTTACCGTATCGGCATGGCAGGCACCACCCACACAGTGACCAATCAGCCCCCGCCCCTGGTGGGGTACGACGTCTTCACGGCCGACCGGGCGCTGCTGGAGGCGGTCGAGCGGCATGTGGCACCCGGACTGCTCCAGGAGGTACGGGAGGAGCTCTCGGGCCTCGGCCGGTCCGCCGGCTCCGCTCAGGCGCAGGCCTGGGGGGTGCAGGCCAATGACCATCCCCCGAAACTGCGCACCCATGACCGCTATGGAAACCGTGTCGACGAGGTGGAATTCCATCCCGCCTGGCACCGGCTGCTGGGCAAGGCGGTCACCTCGGGTCTGGTGAACGCCTGGGGCAGGCCCGGCGGGCATGTCCGGCGCACCGCCGGATTCCTGGTGTGGTCGCAGACGGAGGCCGGGCACGGCTGCCCTGTGTCGATGACCCACGCCGCGGTGCCGGCGCTGCGCACCGATCCGGCCCTGGCGGCCGAGTGGGAGCCCCGGCTGACCTCGCATGTGTACGACCCCGCACTGCGGCCCCCCGCACTGAAGACCGGCGTCCTGTTCGGGATGGGGATGACCGAGAAGCAGGGCGGCAGCGATGTGCGCGCCAATACGACCAGGGCCGAGCCGCTGGCCGTGGAGGGCGAATATGTCCTGACAGGCCACAAGTGGTTCTGTTCCGCCCCGATGTCCGACGGCTTCCTCGTGCTCGCCCAGGCGGCAGGAGGGCTGACCTGCTTCCTGGTGCCGCGGGTGATGCCGGACGGGGAGCGGAACGTGTTCCGCATCCAGCGACTGAAGGAGAAGCTGGGCAACCGCTCCAATGCGTCGGGCGAGGTGGAGTTCGACGGCACGTGGGCACGCCGGGTCGGTGAGGAGGGGCGCGGGGTGCGCACCATCATCGAGATGGTGGCGGCGACACGGCTGGACTGTGTCACCGGGGCGGCGGCGCTGATGCGGCAGGCGGTGGCGCAGGCGGTCCACCATGCCGCCTACCGCAGCGCGTTCGGCGGGCTGCTCATCGACAAGCCGTTGATGCGCAATGTGCTGGCCGATCTGGCGCTGGAGTCGGAGGCGGCGACGACGCTGGCGCTGCGGCTCGCGGCCGCGTACGACGCGGGCACCGAGCAGGAGCAGGCGTTCCTGCGGATCGCGGTGCCGGCGGCCAAGTACTGGGTGACCAAGCGGTGCACACCGGTGGTCACCGAGGCGCTGGAATGTCTGGGCGGCAACGGCTACGTCGAGGAGTCGGGCATGCCGCGCCTGCTGCGGGAGGCGCCGCTGAACTCGATCTGGGAGGGCTCGGGCAATGTGCAGGCACTGGACGTGCTGCGTGCGCTGCAGAGGGAGCCGGCCGCGCTGAACGCGTATCTGACCGAGGTCGGCCGGGCGCGCGGCGCCGATCACCGACTGGACAGGGCGATCAAGGCGCTGCTGACCGAACTTGCCGATCTGAACGGCATCGAGGCACGGGCACGCCGGGTGGTGGAGCGTATGGCGGTGGTGCTGCAGGGCTCGCTGCTGGTGCGCTGGGCGCCGCCCGAGGTCGCCGACGCGTTCTGTGCGTCGCGGCTGGGCGGTGACTGGGGAGCGGCGTTCGGCACACTGCCCCACCCGCTCGATCTGGTGCCGGTCGTCGAGCGGGCGCGCGCCGTCGTATGACGGACCGATCGCGCCGCTGACGACCGTGCGGGGTGGTGCTGCGCCGACACGGCACCACCCCGCACGCTGCCATGCGCACCGCAGTGCGGCGCACGGCACTCCGGCGAACCGGTGTTCCGTCACCTTCGTACACCCGCACGCCCGTTCGCGAGGGTTGCAAAGGGTTGCATCTTTGTGGGGCATATCCCAGCGCGTCG encodes:
- a CDS encoding sensor histidine kinase, whose translation is MRDTLLIALFAFLGAVGAGLLGAVVLRLLRHRSVTVSLTVVAAVTVTAMLAGTLAVARAMFLSPHDLTVVTTVVAMAAVVSLATALLLGRWVVARSRELTLAARSFGEGGSFSAPVGASTAELEELSRELAVTSDRLAASRERERALETSRRELVAWISHDLRTPLAGLRAMSEALEDGVVQDPERYFRQIRTEVERLNSMVGDLFELSRIHAGALALTPTRMSVYDLVGEALAGADPLAREHGVHLVGGRVEPVPVEVDGKEMTRVLANLLVNAIRRTPADGTVAVAAERHEDCVVLSVTDGCGGIPEEDLPRVFDTGWRGSPARTPPAGAGLGLAIVRGIVEAHAGHADVRNVTGGCRFEVTLPAAATPV
- a CDS encoding VOC family protein → MTPRPDAIGLVVADTAASLAFYRRLGLDIPADADTAPHVQHTLPGGLRLLWDTEETVRSFDPEWTRPTGGDRIGLCFACDGPAEVDSVYAGLTEAGYRGHLKPWDAFWGQRYAVVLDPDGNGVSLFADAPTAPDAS
- a CDS encoding helix-turn-helix domain-containing protein, which produces MYEERPSLLDGAVVWSRTTGAPSGTGSRVPPAFEQPVLPDGCMDLLWSGGRLLVAGPDTRAHRPGSPPGTAWAGVRFAPGAAPGYLGVPAHELRDQRVELADLWGDAEARRLAERIAGAGDQLAELEAVALWQADAAGPADPRLAAVVRHLDAGGTVAGAADAAGLGARQLHRRSLDAFGYGPKTLARILRLQRALALVRRGVPYAAAALRAGCADQAHLAREMRALAGMTLGDYEASGAVGASANSETPLPSGSSTTA
- a CDS encoding YihY/virulence factor BrkB family protein; protein product: MQAANETPDRPTGRLHRARVLYRNVSKRKMAWLLLKDTVNSCIEYRILGLAAEAAFFTLLSVPPLMLGLLGLLGYIDNWTDTTTVASIEENILSAVGTVLSERGVNDIAKPLLEDVTHGGRPDIISIGFAIALWSGSRAVNVFIDTITVMYGLDGQRGIVATRLLAFLLYIIALLIGAVVLPLAVVGPDRVVEFMPWGAEVVAVLYWPVVILLSIAFLTTLYHVSVPVRSPWVEDIPGALVALGMWFLGSFLLRIYLTSTVEGPTIYGSLAAPIAFLLWIGISAFAVLVGAAVNAAIDRVWPSVATAAARAANERLRAENAAALLAQARTAHAFEDDDDDDDGDEGGGDMPSEFPERWSKFLPPDDVKSRLHTGRDNGREKDPHHNNRE
- a CDS encoding acyl-CoA dehydrogenase family protein; translation: MAGTTHTVTNQPPPLVGYDVFTADRALLEAVERHVAPGLLQEVREELSGLGRSAGSAQAQAWGVQANDHPPKLRTHDRYGNRVDEVEFHPAWHRLLGKAVTSGLVNAWGRPGGHVRRTAGFLVWSQTEAGHGCPVSMTHAAVPALRTDPALAAEWEPRLTSHVYDPALRPPALKTGVLFGMGMTEKQGGSDVRANTTRAEPLAVEGEYVLTGHKWFCSAPMSDGFLVLAQAAGGLTCFLVPRVMPDGERNVFRIQRLKEKLGNRSNASGEVEFDGTWARRVGEEGRGVRTIIEMVAATRLDCVTGAAALMRQAVAQAVHHAAYRSAFGGLLIDKPLMRNVLADLALESEAATTLALRLAAAYDAGTEQEQAFLRIAVPAAKYWVTKRCTPVVTEALECLGGNGYVEESGMPRLLREAPLNSIWEGSGNVQALDVLRALQREPAALNAYLTEVGRARGADHRLDRAIKALLTELADLNGIEARARRVVERMAVVLQGSLLVRWAPPEVADAFCASRLGGDWGAAFGTLPHPLDLVPVVERARAVV